The Algoriphagus sanaruensis genome window below encodes:
- the hflX gene encoding GTPase HflX, with the protein MSKFSRKIQKLHDTAPKIETAVLVTLIRQHQPEHEVEEHLEELAFLAETLGVKSVYRFTQKMDKPDIRTFVGKGKLEEIQAYIEHFAVDMVIFDDDLSPSQMRNLENELKVKIYDRSLLILDIFLQRAQTAQAKTQVELARFQYLLPRLTGMWTHLERQRGGTGTRGGAGEKEIETDKRDIRNKIALLRDKLKEIEKQGVTQRKGRKGIVRVALVGYTNVGKSTLMNLITKTDILAENKLFATVDATVRKVVLDHIPFLLSDTVGFIRKLPTHLIESFKSTLDEIREADLLIHVVDISHPAFEDHIAVVNQTLREIKAGEKPVLLVFNKIDLVDQMPTEEESMHISEHELQESRYVDFKALSEAYEKKNGIKPVFMAAASAENVEEFRSALVAEVKKQHRKIYPHYLEDQVVDWGDKWE; encoded by the coding sequence ATGAGTAAATTTTCCAGAAAAATTCAAAAACTTCACGATACCGCTCCCAAAATTGAAACTGCCGTTTTGGTGACTTTGATTAGGCAGCATCAACCTGAACATGAAGTAGAAGAACACCTGGAGGAACTGGCATTTTTAGCAGAAACACTAGGTGTGAAATCCGTGTATCGGTTTACCCAAAAAATGGATAAGCCAGATATTCGAACCTTTGTTGGAAAAGGGAAGCTTGAGGAAATTCAGGCCTATATCGAACACTTTGCTGTAGATATGGTGATTTTTGATGACGACCTTTCTCCCTCTCAAATGCGGAATTTAGAGAATGAGCTGAAAGTGAAAATCTATGATCGATCCTTGCTCATTTTGGATATTTTCTTGCAAAGAGCTCAAACTGCGCAGGCGAAAACCCAAGTTGAACTGGCTCGGTTCCAATATCTACTTCCACGATTAACCGGTATGTGGACTCACTTGGAACGACAAAGAGGGGGAACTGGAACCCGTGGAGGGGCAGGTGAAAAGGAAATAGAAACCGATAAAAGGGATATCCGTAACAAGATCGCCTTGCTTCGGGACAAGCTTAAGGAAATCGAAAAGCAGGGAGTCACCCAACGAAAAGGACGAAAAGGAATCGTTCGGGTGGCCTTGGTAGGTTATACCAATGTGGGTAAATCTACATTGATGAATTTGATCACCAAAACCGATATTCTTGCTGAAAATAAGCTTTTTGCGACCGTCGACGCAACCGTCCGGAAAGTAGTCTTAGACCATATTCCCTTTTTGCTTTCGGATACAGTAGGATTTATTCGAAAGCTGCCTACTCACTTGATCGAATCTTTCAAATCTACCTTGGATGAAATTCGGGAGGCCGACCTTTTAATTCATGTTGTGGATATTTCTCACCCTGCCTTCGAAGATCATATCGCGGTAGTCAATCAAACTCTTCGAGAAATCAAAGCTGGAGAAAAGCCCGTTTTACTGGTTTTCAATAAAATTGACCTAGTCGATCAGATGCCGACAGAGGAGGAATCGATGCATATCAGCGAGCATGAGCTTCAAGAATCCCGTTATGTAGACTTCAAAGCACTTTCCGAAGCTTACGAAAAGAAAAATGGGATCAAACCTGTATTTATGGCGGCAGCTTCAGCAGAAAATGTCGAAGAATTCAGATCCGCATTGGTGGCTGAAGTCAAAAAACAACATCGTAAAATTTATCCTCACTACCTCGAAGATCAAGTCGTGGACTGGGGCGATAAGTGGGAGTAG
- the dgt gene encoding dGTP triphosphohydrolase, with protein sequence MKWEKLLSGGRFGDGPKSGINQESGRSEFEIDYDRIIFSAPFRNLQDKTQVFPLPDQAFVHTRLTHSLEVSSVGRSLGKGAGEFLLEKFPNLQNLGISSSAIGSIVAAAALTHDIGNPPFGHAGEEAISDFFRLHAEGKVWEKHVRVDQWADLINFEGNAQGYRMLVSKQFGLKLTYATLAAFTKYPRPSLIAQRDIARKSQKKYGFFINQLADFEEMAEVLGVEKISMDTWVRHPLAFLVEAADDICYSIIDLEDGCTMGLVTFEETLKLLKPILGDKLDKDKLKSRTQSQNLGALRALAIGQLIRETVAIFGQYEEQMRKGNFDKALTDMIPSAKALSEIAALSVQKIYRSKVVLEKEAAGFQILEGLLSVFSNALYHHFYAPEKFSGKDKSILRLLPEDFPMKGWGAAVNPYPLLRALVDFISGMTDKYALNLYRKVNGIAFPGG encoded by the coding sequence ATGAAATGGGAAAAGCTGCTGTCAGGCGGAAGGTTTGGAGATGGTCCAAAATCAGGAATTAATCAGGAATCAGGACGAAGTGAATTTGAAATCGATTATGATCGGATCATTTTCTCTGCACCTTTCCGTAACCTTCAAGATAAAACCCAGGTATTCCCACTTCCTGATCAAGCATTTGTTCATACAAGGCTTACTCATAGCTTGGAGGTATCGAGTGTTGGCCGATCTCTTGGCAAAGGAGCAGGAGAATTTTTACTTGAAAAATTTCCCAATCTTCAAAATCTCGGTATTAGCTCCTCTGCGATCGGTTCCATCGTCGCTGCCGCTGCGCTTACCCACGATATCGGAAATCCGCCTTTTGGACACGCTGGTGAGGAAGCGATTTCGGATTTTTTCAGGCTTCATGCAGAAGGTAAAGTTTGGGAAAAGCATGTCCGTGTAGATCAATGGGCGGACCTAATCAATTTCGAAGGAAATGCACAAGGATACCGTATGTTGGTTTCTAAGCAATTTGGCTTAAAACTCACCTATGCCACACTCGCAGCCTTCACCAAATATCCTCGGCCTAGCCTGATTGCTCAGCGTGATATCGCCAGAAAAAGCCAAAAGAAATATGGGTTTTTCATCAATCAACTGGCAGATTTTGAGGAAATGGCCGAAGTGCTTGGAGTCGAAAAAATAAGCATGGATACTTGGGTGAGACATCCATTGGCCTTTTTAGTGGAGGCAGCCGACGATATCTGTTACAGTATCATCGATTTGGAGGATGGTTGCACGATGGGTTTGGTGACTTTTGAGGAAACTCTCAAATTACTCAAACCTATTTTGGGCGATAAGCTTGACAAGGACAAGTTGAAAAGCCGAACTCAGTCACAAAACTTAGGCGCGCTTAGGGCCCTTGCAATCGGTCAACTGATTCGAGAAACTGTAGCCATTTTTGGACAGTATGAGGAACAAATGCGGAAGGGAAATTTTGACAAAGCCCTCACAGATATGATTCCATCAGCAAAGGCCTTGTCCGAGATTGCTGCACTTTCTGTCCAAAAAATCTATCGATCCAAGGTTGTCTTGGAAAAAGAAGCTGCAGGATTTCAAATTTTGGAAGGACTGCTTTCCGTCTTTTCTAACGCACTCTACCACCATTTCTATGCACCAGAAAAATTCTCTGGAAAGGACAAAAGCATTTTGCGTCTTTTGCCCGAAGACTTTCCAATGAAAGGTTGGGGAGCTGCAGTTAATCCCTACCCACTTCTTCGTGCGTTAGTCGATTTTATTTCAGGGATGACCGATAAGTATGCCCTGAATCTGTACAGAAAGGTAAATGGGATCGCGTTTCCGGGGGGGTGA
- a CDS encoding DUF4382 domain-containing protein — protein MVKSRIVLLVISLFSFWAWSCTPDDPSPKALVNVFLVDAPASWDSVIVELEGVELEIIAANRAGQLESIVIPYELADKKVDVSQLVAGVSLPIGRKEIALGTLTGIKLRLGTSHQLFQGEKGYSLPVPNQETEFPANISLELQAGISYDIYVDLDLERSIQVFKSSPLELSFQPQIAAFSTIDQGQIQGILSPTTLSPVIYAIQGSDSLSTQINGSGTFLFRLNPGTYTLFFDPKDERYAPTTRSGISVEKGKVTTLERITFSTN, from the coding sequence ATGGTGAAATCGAGAATTGTCTTACTTGTAATTAGCTTGTTTTCTTTTTGGGCTTGGTCATGTACCCCCGATGATCCGTCCCCAAAAGCCTTGGTTAATGTTTTTTTGGTCGATGCTCCCGCGAGTTGGGATTCGGTGATTGTAGAACTGGAAGGTGTGGAGTTGGAAATAATAGCTGCAAATCGAGCCGGCCAACTTGAATCAATAGTAATTCCATATGAGCTTGCAGACAAAAAGGTAGACGTGTCCCAATTGGTGGCCGGGGTTTCGCTCCCTATAGGACGAAAAGAGATAGCCTTGGGGACATTAACTGGAATCAAGTTGAGACTAGGCACTTCCCACCAGCTCTTCCAAGGGGAAAAAGGCTATTCGTTACCCGTCCCGAATCAAGAGACGGAATTTCCCGCCAACATTTCCCTGGAACTCCAAGCGGGGATTTCGTATGATATTTATGTGGATTTAGACCTAGAGAGATCAATCCAAGTGTTTAAATCTTCGCCTCTAGAATTGAGTTTTCAGCCCCAAATAGCAGCTTTTTCAACTATTGATCAGGGGCAAATTCAAGGTATACTATCACCCACCACATTATCCCCCGTAATCTATGCGATTCAAGGCTCAGATTCATTGAGCACTCAAATCAATGGATCAGGAACCTTTCTTTTCAGACTCAATCCAGGAACCTACACCCTTTTCTTCGATCCAAAAGACGAGAGATATGCTCCGACTACTCGTTCGGGTATTTCCGTTGAAAAAGGAAAAGTAACTACTTTGGAACGCATCACCTTCAGCACCAATTAA
- the ribD gene encoding bifunctional diaminohydroxyphosphoribosylaminopyrimidine deaminase/5-amino-6-(5-phosphoribosylamino)uracil reductase RibD → MDDQLYMRRALELAEWGRGYVSPNPMVGCVIVHNDQIIGEGWHKAYGGPHAEVNAVNSVLRTELLPEATVYVTLEPCAHWGKTPPCANLLVEKKVKKVVIAATDSNPLVGGKGIEILKNAGIEVESGVLEKEARWQNRRFFTQIEKQRPYVILKWAQTQDGFVARENFDSKWISNSSSRQLVHKWRTEEDAILVGKNTAYYDNPRLDARDWKGKNPVRIVLDSNLELPSNLNLFDQSIPTLIFNTIKSESKHHLEWVKLAEINPERILKELFDKKIQSLIIEGGSQVLHQFIHSELWDEARVFKSKSKFEAGISAPSLNKKPSESISIDTDQLDIYYHG, encoded by the coding sequence ATGGACGATCAGCTGTACATGAGGAGAGCTTTAGAACTTGCCGAGTGGGGACGGGGCTATGTTAGCCCAAACCCAATGGTGGGGTGCGTGATTGTACATAATGATCAAATTATTGGGGAAGGATGGCACAAGGCCTATGGTGGACCGCATGCAGAAGTCAACGCTGTGAATTCTGTACTTCGCACTGAGCTTTTACCCGAAGCCACGGTATATGTGACCCTGGAACCCTGTGCTCATTGGGGAAAAACACCTCCTTGTGCCAATCTATTAGTAGAAAAAAAAGTCAAAAAGGTAGTCATAGCTGCCACAGATTCGAATCCATTGGTAGGTGGAAAAGGAATCGAAATCCTGAAAAATGCGGGAATAGAAGTTGAGTCAGGAGTATTAGAAAAAGAAGCTCGCTGGCAAAATCGACGTTTTTTCACCCAGATCGAAAAACAAAGACCTTATGTCATTCTCAAATGGGCCCAAACCCAAGACGGATTTGTGGCGAGGGAAAATTTCGATTCCAAATGGATCAGTAATTCAAGCAGCCGTCAACTTGTCCACAAATGGAGGACGGAGGAAGACGCTATTTTGGTAGGAAAAAATACAGCTTATTATGATAACCCTAGACTAGATGCAAGAGATTGGAAAGGTAAAAATCCAGTCAGAATCGTCCTGGATTCTAATCTAGAGCTTCCTTCAAATTTGAATCTCTTTGATCAAAGCATTCCTACCTTGATCTTCAACACTATAAAAAGCGAATCGAAGCATCATCTAGAATGGGTCAAACTCGCTGAGATTAATCCAGAACGTATTTTAAAAGAACTTTTTGACAAGAAAATTCAAAGTCTGATCATAGAAGGTGGAAGTCAAGTTTTACATCAATTCATTCATTCAGAACTTTGGGATGAGGCAAGAGTGTTTAAATCAAAAAGTAAATTTGAGGCTGGAATTTCTGCTCCTTCCCTAAACAAAAAACCATCCGAATCTATTTCTATCGACACTGATCAACTCGATATTTATTACCATGGCTGA
- a CDS encoding GAF domain-containing protein — protein sequence MAESLFLPKEGSKSETYEALLPQIEALITGEPDLYANLANIAAALREAFGFFWVGFYLVKDDQLVLGPFQGPIACTRINFGKGVCGTAWKEKKTQLVPDVDAFPGHIACSSASKSEIVVPVFKEDKVEMVLDVDSDKLADFDEIDQKYLEELMGVLGKTLS from the coding sequence ATGGCTGAATCACTTTTTCTCCCCAAAGAGGGCTCCAAATCCGAAACCTACGAAGCATTACTTCCTCAAATTGAGGCATTGATCACTGGAGAACCCGACCTATATGCCAACTTGGCCAATATAGCCGCTGCTCTTCGGGAAGCCTTCGGCTTTTTTTGGGTAGGCTTTTATCTTGTAAAAGATGACCAACTGGTCCTAGGTCCTTTTCAAGGTCCAATCGCCTGTACCCGCATCAATTTTGGGAAAGGTGTATGTGGTACCGCTTGGAAAGAAAAGAAAACTCAATTAGTTCCTGACGTAGATGCTTTTCCAGGGCATATTGCATGCAGTTCTGCCTCCAAGTCAGAAATTGTTGTACCTGTATTCAAAGAAGATAAAGTGGAAATGGTCCTTGATGTGGATAGCGACAAGCTGGCGGACTTTGATGAAATCGATCAAAAGTACCTTGAGGAACTAATGGGTGTTTTGGGGAAAACACTTTCCTAA
- a CDS encoding alpha/beta fold hydrolase, with translation MIHFFEKGSGQPLVLLHGFCESGQMWSYFSEALSDQFRVICPDLPGFGNSPISSNKISLEEVAVQLEEWLEENQIHQPIVIGHSLGGYVALALLELMGNQIKAIGLFHSTSFPDDQDKKEMRDRTILFLKKNGVEKFVTSFVPPLFPENRREELASEISLAIKDAKRSSLDGLIAYAGAMRDRKDRFEVVKNFIGPKLFIAGTEDGAVKIEASRAQQNGFSHYVELQGVGHMGMIEDQEKTLSIVRTFCLSAI, from the coding sequence ATGATTCATTTTTTCGAAAAGGGTTCAGGACAGCCTTTGGTTTTGCTTCATGGGTTTTGCGAAAGTGGACAAATGTGGAGCTACTTTTCGGAGGCTCTTTCAGATCAGTTTCGAGTGATTTGTCCAGACCTTCCAGGCTTTGGAAATAGCCCCATTTCCAGCAATAAAATTTCCCTCGAAGAAGTAGCGGTCCAACTTGAGGAATGGTTAGAGGAAAATCAAATTCACCAACCCATCGTTATTGGCCATTCGTTGGGAGGATATGTTGCTTTGGCTCTTCTTGAACTGATGGGTAATCAAATTAAAGCCATAGGCTTGTTTCATTCCACCAGCTTTCCGGATGATCAAGACAAAAAAGAAATGCGTGACCGGACGATTCTTTTTTTGAAGAAAAACGGTGTAGAAAAATTTGTCACCTCTTTTGTACCTCCACTTTTTCCAGAAAATCGAAGAGAAGAATTGGCCTCGGAAATTTCGCTAGCCATCAAGGATGCAAAGCGGTCCAGCCTGGATGGATTGATCGCTTATGCCGGAGCTATGCGCGATCGTAAAGATCGATTTGAGGTGGTTAAAAACTTCATCGGACCCAAGTTGTTCATTGCAGGCACTGAGGATGGTGCAGTAAAAATCGAAGCTAGCCGGGCACAGCAAAATGGATTTTCACACTATGTAGAGCTCCAAGGAGTTGGCCACATGGGGATGATAGAAGATCAGGAAAAAACGCTCAGCATTGTTCGAACATTTTGTCTTTCGGCCATTTAG
- the dxs gene encoding 1-deoxy-D-xylulose-5-phosphate synthase has translation MQITPGPLLAQINSPEDLKKFSKDKLVQVCEELRQFIVDNVSVYGGHFGASLGVVELTVALHYVLNTPTDQLVWDVGHQAYGHKILTGRREKFHTNRIYGGLSGFPKRKESEYDTFGVGHSSTSISAALGMAVASKYKNSPIQHVAVIGDGSMTGGMAFEAMNHAGVSDTNLLIILNDNCMSIDPNVGALKDYLTDITTSHTYNKVKDEVWKILGKLSKFGSSAQEVISKVEGAIKSAVLQQSNLFESLNLRYFGPVDGHDVHHLVEVLKDLKDIPGPKILHCVTVKGKGYEPAEKGNKTTWHAPGTFDKVTGEIFKKVPSTPQAPKYQDVFGHTLVELAEQDPKIMGITPAMPSGSSLNIMMKAMPDRAFDVGIAEQHAVTFSAGLATQGLVPFCNIYSSFMQRAYDQVIHDVCLQNLPVVFCLDRAGFAGADGPTHHGAYDIAYFRCIPNLVVSAPMNEEELRNLMYTASRYGGPFSIRYPRGNGVMPEWKTEMREIPVGQGRIVREGEEVAILTLGHIGNYAVEACQDLVKEGLNPAHYDMRFVKPLDEELLHEVFSKFKKVITVEDGCLMGGFGSAVLEWMADHGYQAQVKRLGIPDSIIEHGEQLELHRDCGFDPAGIAATVRSLTEVVSVS, from the coding sequence ATGCAGATTACTCCCGGACCACTTTTAGCCCAAATAAACTCCCCAGAGGATTTAAAAAAGTTTTCTAAAGATAAATTGGTACAAGTTTGTGAAGAGCTTCGCCAGTTTATTGTAGACAATGTTTCCGTTTATGGAGGGCATTTTGGTGCAAGTTTGGGAGTTGTTGAGTTGACTGTAGCATTGCACTATGTTCTCAACACACCCACAGATCAATTGGTATGGGATGTCGGCCATCAAGCGTATGGGCATAAAATTCTAACTGGAAGACGAGAAAAATTTCATACTAATCGGATTTATGGAGGACTTTCGGGCTTCCCAAAGCGAAAAGAAAGTGAGTATGATACGTTTGGTGTGGGGCACTCCAGTACCTCAATATCGGCAGCCCTTGGAATGGCTGTGGCTTCCAAATACAAAAACTCTCCCATTCAGCATGTAGCAGTTATAGGAGATGGATCTATGACAGGGGGAATGGCTTTTGAGGCGATGAACCATGCGGGAGTCAGCGACACCAACCTGCTCATTATTCTGAACGACAATTGCATGTCGATCGATCCTAACGTGGGTGCCCTCAAGGATTACTTGACAGATATTACTACTTCCCACACCTACAACAAGGTAAAAGACGAAGTATGGAAAATATTGGGCAAGCTCAGCAAGTTTGGTTCAAGTGCTCAGGAAGTAATTTCAAAAGTCGAAGGTGCAATCAAATCAGCTGTACTTCAGCAAAGTAATTTATTTGAGTCCTTAAATCTTCGATATTTTGGGCCAGTAGATGGCCATGATGTACATCACCTGGTGGAGGTTCTCAAGGACCTAAAAGATATCCCGGGTCCAAAAATTCTTCATTGTGTTACAGTCAAGGGTAAGGGCTATGAGCCAGCCGAAAAAGGAAATAAAACTACTTGGCATGCTCCAGGGACATTTGATAAAGTAACAGGTGAGATTTTCAAGAAAGTCCCATCCACTCCTCAGGCTCCTAAATACCAGGATGTGTTTGGACATACTTTGGTAGAATTGGCCGAGCAGGATCCAAAGATTATGGGAATCACTCCTGCTATGCCTTCAGGATCTTCATTGAATATCATGATGAAAGCCATGCCTGATCGGGCGTTTGATGTAGGAATTGCCGAGCAGCACGCCGTAACCTTTTCAGCTGGATTGGCTACTCAAGGGCTCGTTCCGTTTTGCAATATTTATTCTTCATTTATGCAGCGGGCCTACGATCAGGTTATTCATGATGTTTGTTTACAAAATCTACCGGTAGTTTTTTGCCTTGATCGAGCAGGGTTTGCAGGAGCTGATGGACCCACTCACCACGGTGCTTATGATATCGCTTATTTCCGTTGCATTCCAAATCTGGTTGTATCTGCCCCAATGAATGAAGAGGAATTGCGCAATTTGATGTACACGGCCTCACGTTATGGTGGACCATTCTCTATTCGCTATCCAAGAGGAAATGGCGTCATGCCGGAGTGGAAAACTGAAATGCGGGAGATTCCAGTTGGTCAAGGGAGGATAGTTCGTGAAGGCGAAGAGGTGGCGATCCTTACCTTAGGTCATATAGGTAATTATGCAGTCGAAGCATGCCAAGATTTGGTGAAAGAAGGGCTAAATCCAGCACACTACGACATGAGGTTTGTGAAGCCATTGGATGAAGAGTTGCTGCATGAAGTTTTCTCTAAGTTTAAGAAGGTAATCACTGTGGAAGACGGATGTCTAATGGGTGGATTTGGTTCCGCCGTATTGGAATGGATGGCCGACCATGGTTATCAGGCTCAAGTGAAGCGCTTGGGAATTCCTGATTCAATTATAGAACACGGAGAACAATTAGAGCTTCATCGTGACTGTGGATTTGATCCGGCAGGAATTGCGGCAACAGTTCGGAGTCTTACTGAGGTTGTTTCAGTATCCTAA
- a CDS encoding segregation and condensation protein A has protein sequence MSFEIKLPLFEGPFDLMLFFIERDELDIYDIPISKITNDFLDYVHQLEKMEIEVASEFILFAATLMKIKSRMLLPRPELNEAGEEIDPREELVRNLLEYKKYKSVIEDLAQMEQDQLSREKRGNILKELQELSKVDDVDAEMQHVDLYKLLKVYQKCMAKMASRSDETKHTVIQYPYTIEQQKEFVLEKISFKKQVPFTDFISYKPDKIFVIYTFLAILELLQLSQVTITIGEGYNNFWVEKTEPIAAA, from the coding sequence GTGAGTTTCGAAATCAAATTACCCCTTTTCGAAGGCCCGTTTGACTTGATGCTGTTTTTCATCGAGCGGGACGAATTGGATATTTATGATATTCCTATTTCCAAGATTACCAATGACTTCTTGGATTATGTGCATCAATTGGAAAAAATGGAAATCGAGGTGGCAAGCGAATTTATCCTGTTTGCAGCTACCTTGATGAAAATCAAGTCTCGGATGCTACTTCCCAGACCTGAACTGAATGAGGCTGGCGAAGAAATTGACCCAAGAGAAGAGCTCGTTCGAAACCTTCTAGAATACAAGAAATACAAATCAGTCATTGAGGATCTTGCCCAAATGGAACAGGATCAGCTCTCACGGGAAAAACGAGGAAATATCCTCAAGGAGCTCCAGGAACTAAGCAAGGTAGACGACGTGGATGCTGAAATGCAACATGTGGACTTGTACAAACTCCTGAAAGTCTATCAAAAATGTATGGCCAAAATGGCCTCTAGATCGGATGAAACCAAACATACGGTCATCCAATATCCGTATACCATTGAGCAGCAAAAGGAATTTGTTTTAGAGAAAATCAGTTTCAAAAAGCAGGTTCCCTTCACCGATTTCATTTCTTACAAACCCGATAAAATCTTCGTGATCTACACCTTCCTAGCCATTTTGGAGCTTCTTCAACTTTCTCAAGTCACCATCACCATTGGAGAAGGGTACAATAATTTTTGGGTGGAAAAGACTGAGCCCATCGCTGCAGCCTAA
- a CDS encoding lysylphosphatidylglycerol synthase transmembrane domain-containing protein, with translation MKLDNKKIFETLNPNKVWVPILIGLGIVFGMFYFDPNLTSENLKVIVDASPLYILLAVLVIFFRDLGYVYRIREITDRKLTWVRAIYVIILWEFASAVTPSVVGGTAVAMFILNKEGIKMGKAIAFVMVTAILDNLFFVIGAPIILYFAKGSIFPDSKLLESQLGDSLQAIFWLSYGLYAGYSLVMAAALFYRPRVFKWLLIKLFSIKFLRKWKHDAQEYGNQIIEASRQLAGKSFRYWLPIVGATIFIWSSRYLMLNALISAFVPLDLLDHVIVFARQVIMWIVMMISPTPGSSGTAEFFYGQFFAQFLGQYTFVTSILWRLLSYYPYLILGAIFLPRWIRQVFFKRKNSEN, from the coding sequence ATGAAGTTAGACAACAAAAAAATCTTTGAAACCCTAAACCCAAACAAAGTCTGGGTACCGATTCTGATTGGGCTAGGGATTGTTTTTGGGATGTTTTACTTCGATCCCAATCTAACTTCTGAAAATCTCAAGGTAATTGTTGATGCTTCGCCTTTATATATTCTTTTGGCGGTTTTGGTGATTTTCTTTCGAGACTTAGGTTACGTATATCGGATTCGTGAAATCACCGACCGAAAGCTCACTTGGGTCCGTGCGATCTATGTCATAATTCTTTGGGAATTTGCTTCTGCAGTGACTCCTTCCGTGGTGGGAGGAACAGCCGTTGCGATGTTTATTCTTAACAAGGAAGGCATCAAAATGGGAAAGGCGATTGCCTTTGTCATGGTTACGGCAATCCTTGACAACCTCTTTTTTGTGATCGGAGCGCCGATTATTCTATACTTCGCCAAGGGTAGTATTTTTCCTGATAGCAAGCTTTTGGAATCCCAACTTGGTGATAGTCTTCAGGCTATTTTTTGGTTGAGCTATGGACTTTATGCAGGCTACAGTTTGGTGATGGCTGCTGCTTTATTTTATCGCCCAAGAGTATTCAAATGGCTATTGATCAAACTTTTTTCAATCAAATTCCTTCGAAAGTGGAAACATGATGCGCAGGAATATGGAAACCAAATCATTGAAGCCTCCCGACAATTGGCGGGGAAGTCTTTTCGGTATTGGTTGCCAATCGTCGGAGCGACAATTTTTATTTGGTCATCCCGATACTTGATGCTCAACGCCTTGATTTCCGCCTTTGTACCTCTAGACCTTTTGGATCACGTGATCGTTTTTGCACGTCAAGTGATTATGTGGATTGTCATGATGATCTCTCCAACTCCGGGAAGTAGTGGAACGGCGGAATTTTTCTATGGCCAATTTTTCGCACAATTCTTAGGACAATACACCTTTGTGACTAGTATTCTTTGGCGGCTATTGTCCTATTATCCGTACCTTATCTTAGGAGCAATATTCCTCCCAAGATGGATTAGACAAGTGTTTTTTAAGCGAAAAAATTCTGAAAACTGA